The following are encoded in a window of bacterium SCSIO 12643 genomic DNA:
- a CDS encoding isochorismate synthase, protein MSLFQKIVNICLDKNLNFVVFSYPGKQDFQLVIENPDSDLRTDSEFIFHPFKVSKATPEIRIQSHFCFNSSELNDHNLEEIQTLKSAPKIEISEEIEEISKDQYVNDLGKGIKNMGTAGLDKFIFSRITTHIKSNNLDLSNYLISLRKNHKKTFTYLLQHQSSGIWMGATPETLLSWKNQMISTMSLAGTQKSDLNVLPLWTQKEIEEHEYVTQYIERTFADLKIPIITKARETVHAGPVVHLRTLISSKGQVDFKSALQCANALHPTPAVCGLPLEKAQQYISEIESYDRTYYTGYLGWIHADKELELFVNLRCMQIHPKKLALYVGGGITSKSDVEKEWEETMLKAQTLLNVL, encoded by the coding sequence ATGAGTCTATTTCAGAAGATCGTAAATATCTGTTTAGATAAAAATTTAAACTTCGTTGTATTTAGTTATCCTGGAAAACAAGATTTTCAACTCGTTATTGAAAATCCGGATTCTGATCTTCGTACCGATTCGGAGTTTATTTTTCATCCCTTTAAGGTATCGAAAGCGACTCCGGAAATCAGAATCCAATCACATTTTTGCTTCAACTCTTCAGAGCTTAACGATCACAATTTGGAAGAAATTCAAACGCTTAAGTCAGCTCCTAAAATTGAAATTAGTGAAGAAATTGAAGAGATTTCTAAGGATCAATACGTAAATGACCTTGGAAAAGGGATCAAAAACATGGGAACAGCAGGGTTAGATAAATTCATCTTCTCAAGAATCACAACACACATAAAATCAAATAATTTAGATTTATCGAATTATTTGATTAGCCTTAGAAAAAACCACAAAAAAACCTTCACCTACCTACTTCAACACCAAAGTTCAGGCATTTGGATGGGAGCCACTCCCGAAACTTTACTCAGTTGGAAAAATCAAATGATCTCAACTATGTCTTTGGCCGGCACACAAAAATCTGATTTGAACGTTTTGCCGCTATGGACACAAAAAGAAATTGAAGAACACGAATACGTCACGCAATATATTGAACGCACATTTGCGGACCTCAAAATTCCCATTATCACTAAAGCCAGAGAAACAGTTCATGCCGGTCCGGTTGTTCATCTTAGAACATTAATCTCATCCAAAGGTCAGGTTGATTTTAAATCCGCTTTACAATGTGCGAATGCTTTACATCCTACCCCAGCCGTTTGTGGGTTACCCTTAGAAAAAGCACAACAATACATCTCAGAAATTGAATCTTATGACCGCACCTATTACACAGGATATTTGGGTTGGATACATGCAGATAAAGAATTAGAATTATTTGTGAATTTAAGATGTATGCAAATACACCCAAAGAAACTAGCTTTGTACGTTGGTGGTGGAATCACCTCAAAGTCTGATGTAGAAAAAGAATGGGAAGAAACAATGCTTAAAGCACAAACATTGTTGAACGTTCTCTAG
- the menD gene encoding 2-succinyl-5-enolpyruvyl-6-hydroxy-3-cyclohexene-1-carboxylic-acid synthase — protein MITTNKKSVQQLLDKLWQKGVQHIVISPGSRNAPMILGFTSHDKYTCLSVPDERVAAFVALGIADETKQPVALVCTSGSALLNYYPAIAEAYYRHIPLIVLSADRPAYLIDQGDGQTIRQKNVFSNHILYSAELHEAPQNKEDEQENMDRIQAALRFSKPNMLSNGGPVHLNMPFEEPLYDSEEYQPNVDSSKTIQIAEEVSNDDVQLILNLWNHAEKRMILIGQMDADTELKESLQGLSPNALILSETTSNIEIPGVVKNIDRLITPFSEEEKESFQPDILITFGGNVVSKRIKSVLRSYQPKNHIHIQRTSPPLNTYQCLTHHVEYTPSVFLKAFAKNVNSESSDWVKHWINLDLSRQQAHTNYIAKAPYSDLTVIHKISQLIPDDSIVHLANSTPVRYAQLLDWKNNLEFKCNRGTSGIDGIVSTAVGNAIASSKQVYLIVGDLSFFYDTNAWWHRHIPQNIKVIVINNAGGGIFRFIDGPNSTGQLENHFETHQKNSVEHIALGFDVNYLCASNLDMVEEQFKILSTSDQAGILEITTPQIQNAEILKQYFKNLIN, from the coding sequence TTGATAACAACAAATAAAAAAAGTGTTCAACAGCTTCTAGATAAACTTTGGCAAAAAGGTGTTCAACACATTGTTATTTCTCCGGGGTCCAGAAATGCCCCAATGATTTTAGGTTTTACTTCACACGATAAATATACTTGTCTCTCTGTTCCGGATGAGCGCGTAGCAGCATTCGTTGCTTTAGGAATTGCAGACGAAACAAAACAACCGGTAGCATTGGTTTGTACCTCCGGTTCTGCATTGTTAAATTATTATCCTGCAATTGCGGAAGCTTATTACCGTCATATTCCTCTGATCGTATTATCTGCAGATCGTCCTGCGTATTTAATTGATCAGGGAGATGGTCAAACCATTCGACAGAAAAACGTTTTTTCAAATCATATTTTATATTCAGCGGAATTACACGAAGCGCCTCAAAACAAAGAAGATGAACAGGAAAATATGGATCGCATCCAAGCTGCACTACGATTTTCAAAACCAAATATGCTTTCCAATGGAGGTCCCGTTCATTTAAATATGCCCTTTGAAGAACCGCTATATGATAGTGAAGAATATCAGCCGAATGTGGACTCCTCAAAAACAATTCAAATCGCGGAAGAAGTTTCCAATGATGATGTGCAGTTAATTCTCAATCTTTGGAATCATGCGGAAAAGAGAATGATTCTTATCGGACAAATGGATGCGGATACGGAATTAAAGGAGTCGCTCCAAGGGTTATCCCCAAACGCACTCATCCTTTCTGAAACTACCTCCAACATTGAAATACCGGGAGTTGTTAAGAATATTGATCGTTTGATTACACCTTTTTCTGAAGAGGAAAAAGAATCATTTCAGCCGGATATACTGATTACGTTTGGTGGAAATGTAGTTTCCAAAAGAATTAAATCAGTCTTAAGATCGTATCAACCTAAAAATCATATTCATATTCAGCGTACCTCTCCTCCACTCAATACGTATCAATGTCTCACACATCATGTAGAGTATACACCTTCTGTATTTTTAAAAGCGTTTGCAAAAAATGTAAATTCAGAGTCTTCCGATTGGGTTAAACACTGGATAAACCTGGACCTGTCGAGACAACAAGCGCATACGAATTATATCGCAAAAGCACCTTATTCTGATTTAACAGTCATTCATAAAATCAGTCAATTAATTCCGGACGATAGTATTGTGCATTTAGCCAATAGTACCCCGGTCAGATATGCCCAACTATTGGATTGGAAAAACAATTTGGAGTTTAAATGTAACCGTGGAACCAGTGGTATTGATGGAATCGTTTCCACTGCAGTGGGTAATGCCATTGCCAGTAGCAAACAAGTATACCTAATCGTTGGAGATTTGTCTTTTTTCTACGACACCAATGCGTGGTGGCATAGACATATCCCTCAAAACATCAAGGTTATTGTAATCAATAATGCAGGTGGAGGAATCTTTAGATTTATTGACGGACCAAATAGTACCGGTCAATTAGAGAATCACTTTGAAACGCACCAGAAAAACAGTGTTGAACACATTGCTTTAGGTTTTGACGTTAATTATCTTTGCGCGTCAAATTTGGATATGGTAGAAGAACAATTTAAAATACTTTCAACGTCTGATCAGGCTGGTATTTTAGAAATTACCACACCACAAATCCAAAATGCAGAAATTTTAAAACAATATTTTAAGAATCTTATCAATTGA
- the menB gene encoding 1,4-dihydroxy-2-naphthoyl-CoA synthase, with protein sequence MANREWTTIKEYEDIYFDFFEGIAKITINRPEVYNAFRPQTNMDMLDAMTIAREDPKIGVVVLTGIGDKAFCSGGDQNVKGIGGYVGKDGVPRLNVLDLHKAIRSLPKPVIAMVNGYAIGGGHVLHVVCDLTIASDNARFGQTGPKVGSFDGGFGSNYLARHVGQKKAREIWFLCEQYTAAEAEKMGMVNKVVPLADLEDTTVEWCKTIMKRSPMAIRMLKRALNAELDGQHGMMEFAGDATMMYYLMEEAQEGKQAFLDKRDPDFQKYPKFP encoded by the coding sequence ATGGCAAATAGAGAATGGACCACCATCAAAGAATACGAAGACATTTATTTCGACTTTTTTGAAGGTATTGCAAAAATCACAATCAACCGTCCGGAAGTATATAATGCTTTTAGACCACAAACCAATATGGATATGCTAGATGCGATGACGATCGCTAGAGAAGATCCGAAAATTGGAGTTGTGGTTTTAACTGGAATTGGCGACAAAGCATTTTGTTCAGGTGGAGACCAAAACGTAAAAGGAATTGGTGGATACGTTGGAAAAGACGGAGTTCCAAGACTAAATGTATTGGATTTACATAAAGCGATTCGTTCATTACCTAAACCAGTAATTGCTATGGTAAATGGTTATGCCATCGGTGGTGGACACGTTTTACACGTAGTTTGTGACCTGACCATTGCTTCTGATAATGCACGATTTGGACAAACAGGTCCTAAAGTAGGAAGTTTTGATGGCGGATTCGGTTCAAATTATTTGGCACGCCACGTTGGACAGAAAAAAGCACGTGAAATATGGTTCTTATGTGAACAATACACTGCTGCTGAAGCTGAAAAAATGGGTATGGTCAACAAAGTAGTTCCTCTTGCTGATCTGGAAGATACTACGGTTGAATGGTGTAAAACCATTATGAAACGTAGTCCAATGGCGATTAGAATGCTTAAACGTGCACTAAATGCAGAATTAGATGGACAGCACGGAATGATGGAGTTCGCTGGTGATGCAACTATGATGTATTATTTGATGGAAGAAGCTCAGGAAGGAAAACAAGCATTCCTGGATAAGCGTGATCCTGATTTCCAGAAATATCCAAAATTCCCTTGA
- a CDS encoding fumarylacetoacetate hydrolase family protein → MKLATVKNNTRDGQLVVVNKTMTKAVSVAHIASTMQDAMDRWAEVEPQLQEVSQKLNSDELSDVFDFDVTQTMAPIPRAYHWADGSAYVTHVELVRKARNAELPDTFWTDPLMYMGASDAFIGSTDDIEIENDEWGIDFESEVAVITDDVPAGVSAEKALDHIKLIAIVNDVSLRNLIPQELHKQFGFYQSKPWTSFSPVAVTPDELEDSWKEGKVHLPLVSTLNGQKIGTPNAGVDMTFNFGQLIAHAAKSRSLMAGTVIGSGTVANQGSPTGSSCLAEVRCLEIIADGKPSTPFMTYGDQIEIEMFDQNNASIFGKINQKVVQYNP, encoded by the coding sequence ATGAAATTAGCAACAGTTAAAAATAATACCAGAGATGGACAATTGGTCGTAGTCAATAAGACTATGACCAAAGCTGTTTCTGTAGCTCACATTGCTTCAACAATGCAAGATGCAATGGACAGATGGGCCGAAGTTGAACCACAATTACAAGAAGTTTCTCAAAAATTAAATTCTGACGAATTATCCGATGTATTTGATTTTGATGTAACACAAACTATGGCGCCTATCCCAAGGGCATATCACTGGGCAGATGGCAGTGCATATGTAACACATGTGGAATTGGTACGTAAAGCGAGAAACGCGGAATTACCGGATACATTTTGGACCGATCCTCTGATGTATATGGGCGCAAGTGATGCTTTCATTGGTTCTACTGACGATATTGAAATTGAAAACGATGAATGGGGTATCGACTTCGAATCTGAAGTAGCCGTGATTACTGATGATGTTCCTGCGGGAGTTTCGGCAGAAAAGGCTCTGGATCATATCAAACTCATCGCGATTGTAAATGACGTTTCTTTAAGAAACTTGATTCCGCAAGAATTACACAAACAATTTGGATTTTACCAATCTAAACCATGGACCTCATTTTCACCGGTTGCAGTAACACCGGACGAACTGGAAGATTCGTGGAAAGAAGGAAAGGTACATTTGCCTTTGGTTTCCACCTTAAATGGTCAAAAAATTGGGACTCCAAATGCGGGAGTAGATATGACATTTAATTTCGGACAGCTCATTGCGCATGCTGCAAAATCCAGGTCGTTAATGGCCGGAACGGTAATTGGATCAGGTACAGTAGCCAATCAAGGGAGTCCAACAGGCTCAAGTTGTTTGGCCGAAGTAAGATGTTTGGAAATTATCGCTGATGGTAAGCCTTCTACTCCATTTATGACTTATGGCGATCAAATTGAAATTGAAATGTTTGATCAAAACAATGCTTCTATATTTGGAAAAATCAACCAAAAGGTAGTTCAATACAATCCATAA
- a CDS encoding rhomboid family intramembrane serine protease, with amino-acid sequence MITFLIIGATALLSIPAFNNRDLFNKYLFDPYLVSHRKQHYRIVTHAFLHGSWMHLLVNMFVLWQFGGAVESSFEAFFGQIGTFYYLVLYFGGIIASSLPTLKKEANNPYYRSIGASGAVSAVLFSYILMYPTSMLGFMIVIPIPAIVFGVLYIWYEKRMAEQGINDGIGHDAHYFGALFGVVATIAFKPALVVNFFQQILGVFS; translated from the coding sequence ATGATCACTTTTCTCATCATCGGAGCCACTGCGTTACTTTCCATTCCGGCATTTAACAATCGAGATTTATTTAATAAATACTTGTTTGATCCATACCTGGTTTCTCATAGAAAACAGCATTATAGAATCGTCACGCACGCTTTCTTGCACGGTAGCTGGATGCATCTATTAGTCAATATGTTTGTACTATGGCAATTTGGTGGTGCCGTGGAATCTTCCTTTGAAGCTTTCTTTGGTCAGATTGGGACATTCTATTATTTGGTTCTTTATTTCGGTGGGATTATCGCATCTTCTCTACCCACATTAAAGAAAGAAGCGAACAATCCTTACTATCGTTCTATTGGGGCTTCAGGGGCTGTATCAGCAGTACTGTTTTCATATATTCTGATGTATCCAACAAGCATGTTAGGCTTTATGATTGTAATTCCAATTCCAGCTATTGTATTTGGGGTACTATACATATGGTATGAAAAGCGTATGGCTGAACAAGGAATTAATGATGGGATCGGACATGATGCCCATTATTTTGGTGCACTATTCGGAGTAGTAGCGACTATCGCATTTAAACCTGCTTTAGTAGTGAACTTCTTTCAACAAATTCTTGGCGTTTTCTCATGA
- a CDS encoding HAD family hydrolase, which translates to MSKNKALFLDRDGVINKERGTYTYKVEDFEILPSVPSTLKRAQDLGYQLIVITNQGGIAKEIYSHKDVEKVHQYLREELNTHDIQLTDIFYSPHHDAIGKSLDRKPNSLMLEKAIAIYNIDPKQSFMIGDSERDIIAAKKVDVSGFLIQPNESIEFILNHLK; encoded by the coding sequence ATCTCAAAAAACAAAGCGCTCTTTTTGGACAGGGATGGTGTAATTAATAAAGAACGTGGGACATACACCTATAAGGTTGAAGATTTTGAAATTTTACCATCTGTACCCTCAACGTTAAAAAGGGCTCAGGATTTAGGTTATCAGCTTATCGTGATTACCAATCAAGGTGGAATTGCTAAAGAAATCTATTCGCATAAAGACGTAGAAAAAGTACATCAATATCTGAGGGAAGAACTAAATACTCATGATATCCAACTTACGGATATTTTCTATTCTCCACATCACGATGCTATTGGAAAATCGTTAGATCGCAAACCGAATTCTCTGATGCTAGAAAAAGCCATTGCGATATATAACATTGATCCCAAACAAAGCTTTATGATTGGGGATAGTGAGCGCGATATTATTGCAGCAAAAAAAGTGGATGTTTCTGGATTTCTGATCCAGCCCAATGAATCTATTGAGTTTATTTTAAATCATTTGAAATGA
- a CDS encoding aminotransferase class IV family protein codes for MSGYISLNGKLLQKDAAILSVANRAFRYGDALFETVKCVNGLPLFLEAHLQRLYSGMEILEYTWNDQLLKTVLNEEIKRLLVRNRLKEGARLRITVFRNDGGFYTPETNEVSVVLETTPDIDSYQLNESGLSIGVFDEIFKPIHAFNGLKSANALLFVKAGLAKTRKQVDDLIILNSKGLVCETISSNIFMIIHKRLITPPLSEGCLPGIMRQNILALAPKLGLEVLETPVGVNALDQAEEVFVSNAIHGVQWIKGYENKRYFHKISKRIIDELNTLIQV; via the coding sequence ATGAGCGGTTATATCAGTTTAAACGGTAAATTACTTCAAAAAGATGCTGCAATTTTATCTGTAGCCAATCGCGCATTTAGATATGGTGATGCCTTATTTGAAACCGTGAAATGTGTCAACGGACTTCCGTTGTTTTTGGAAGCGCATCTGCAACGTTTGTATTCTGGTATGGAAATATTAGAATATACATGGAACGACCAATTACTAAAAACGGTTTTAAATGAAGAAATCAAACGCTTACTGGTTCGAAATCGTTTAAAAGAAGGCGCACGTTTAAGAATTACAGTGTTTAGAAATGATGGTGGTTTTTATACCCCGGAGACCAACGAGGTTTCTGTTGTATTGGAGACCACTCCGGATATTGACAGTTATCAGCTAAATGAATCGGGATTATCTATAGGTGTGTTTGACGAAATTTTCAAACCCATTCATGCTTTCAATGGTTTAAAATCCGCGAATGCCTTACTCTTTGTCAAAGCTGGTTTAGCTAAAACCAGAAAACAAGTTGATGACCTAATTATCCTGAATTCCAAAGGACTCGTTTGCGAAACAATTAGTTCAAATATTTTCATGATCATTCACAAAAGGCTGATCACCCCTCCTCTTTCAGAAGGCTGTTTACCGGGAATTATGCGTCAAAATATATTGGCACTGGCCCCTAAACTCGGCCTGGAAGTATTGGAAACTCCGGTAGGTGTAAATGCTTTGGATCAGGCCGAAGAGGTTTTTGTGTCAAATGCGATTCATGGAGTTCAGTGGATTAAAGGTTATGAAAACAAAAGATATTTCCATAAAATCTCCAAGCGAATCATTGATGAACTCAATACTTTAATTCAGGTTTAA
- a CDS encoding T9SS type A sorting domain-containing protein: MKKLLLFALSLGLGATGFSQGTPTNLSVNSFIQPTGTVYIDGTGNGNVLTTIEIEIQNNDPAVTFPSGAQVSYGVTLDGTPLTDPNGTAWVKNLAVALAPNATQNVVLTSAWGASTTAGTHNLCASLNGVVIVAAPPVLYTNQDQNKQLCKDFTFDFASSVNNLSLAEISQIKTEGDIMTVFVKNSSNNAQVQIMSITGQIVKTVNAASGGQNFYQEINISDLTSGVYVVAIQTEKGISAAQKVMVQ; encoded by the coding sequence ATGAAAAAACTTCTACTTTTTGCTTTATCCTTAGGTCTTGGTGCTACTGGATTTTCTCAGGGAACTCCAACCAACTTATCGGTAAATTCTTTTATTCAACCTACAGGAACAGTATACATTGATGGTACTGGAAACGGAAACGTTTTAACAACTATTGAAATTGAAATTCAAAACAATGATCCAGCTGTAACTTTCCCAAGTGGGGCTCAAGTATCTTATGGGGTTACTCTTGATGGAACACCGCTTACAGATCCAAACGGAACAGCATGGGTTAAAAATTTAGCCGTTGCATTAGCTCCAAATGCAACACAAAACGTTGTATTGACAAGTGCATGGGGTGCTTCTACTACTGCTGGAACGCATAATCTTTGTGCATCTTTAAATGGTGTTGTAATTGTTGCGGCTCCTCCGGTATTATATACCAATCAGGATCAAAACAAACAATTATGTAAAGATTTCACTTTTGACTTCGCTTCAAGTGTAAACAATTTAAGTTTAGCTGAAATTTCTCAGATTAAAACTGAAGGTGATATAATGACCGTATTCGTAAAGAATTCTAGTAATAACGCACAAGTTCAAATCATGAGCATTACCGGTCAAATTGTAAAGACTGTAAACGCTGCTAGCGGAGGCCAAAACTTCTATCAGGAAATCAACATCTCTGATTTAACTTCAGGTGTTTATGTAGTTGCGATCCAAACCGAAAAAGGTATTTCAGCTGCACAAAAAGTAATGGTACAATAA
- a CDS encoding Crp/Fnr family transcriptional regulator, whose amino-acid sequence MRGRRISITCDECQVQKISKFGTLCAKNLDKVNYNKSCTAYKKGQIIFHEDTRPLGVFCINKGRLKVYKTGDDGKDQIIQVSKPGDLLGYRAMIGEDLYPVTAEALEDVQVCFIPKSEFERLLTDSPDFSKMLLREACHELGMMTESLTNLAQKSVRERLAVSLLMLKDIYIDEDRPNEPAEINLTREDLANIVGTATETIIRLLHDFKEENLIQTNGRKIMVLDAQRLVKVGNIY is encoded by the coding sequence ATGAGAGGCCGCAGAATTAGTATTACTTGTGATGAATGCCAGGTTCAGAAAATTTCAAAATTCGGAACCCTTTGTGCGAAGAATTTAGACAAGGTGAATTACAATAAATCTTGTACCGCATATAAAAAAGGGCAAATCATTTTTCATGAGGATACCAGACCTTTGGGAGTTTTCTGTATCAATAAAGGAAGACTAAAAGTTTATAAAACTGGTGATGATGGAAAGGATCAAATTATTCAGGTCTCAAAGCCAGGTGATTTATTGGGATACCGTGCCATGATTGGTGAGGATTTATATCCGGTGACTGCAGAAGCATTGGAAGATGTACAGGTTTGTTTTATACCAAAGTCTGAGTTTGAAAGATTGCTAACTGATTCTCCTGACTTTTCTAAGATGCTATTAAGAGAAGCATGTCATGAATTGGGTATGATGACCGAATCATTAACGAACTTGGCACAAAAGTCAGTAAGAGAAAGATTAGCTGTTTCGTTATTGATGCTAAAGGATATTTACATCGATGAAGATCGCCCGAACGAACCTGCTGAGATTAATTTGACCAGAGAGGATTTAGCGAATATCGTAGGTACGGCAACGGAAACAATTATTCGTTTACTACACGATTTTAAAGAAGAGAATTTGATTCAAACCAATGGGCGTAAGATCATGGTATTAGACGCGCAACGTTTGGTTAAAGTAGGGAATATCTACTAA
- a CDS encoding response regulator: protein MSYKILITEDDKVTALFVQRVITQMGHQSVGIAYSGTEALQLVESSNPDLVLMDISLPGEIDGISVTNQLMNDYDLPVVYITGLSDKDTMNRALNTHPYGYISKPVKEGVLRTVIELSMQRFNLEKELLSSQDQLKQLNSNLEEKVKERTQELNSKNQALNKEVAKRKKSEAQLKVSLARERELNELKSRIVNIISHEIKTPLTSVKSSAELIEMHLENNSPAEKVSKHIKNIDRSVNSLTNIINETLLIGKIESGNLKPEIEPTHLRELVDEIVQTVENGVGKNHSILLEFGPEVPVLFKTDKRLFTQIFTNLLSNAAKYSPDAEIIEVKFNIDDGMLHFAVIDYGLGIPEKDQKFLFEMFHRASNTNDIEGVGLGLAIVKKSIEELNGQLDFVSSENQGTTFMVSLPQSEG, encoded by the coding sequence ATGTCATACAAAATTCTAATTACCGAAGACGATAAAGTGACCGCACTTTTCGTTCAGCGTGTGATCACGCAAATGGGGCACCAATCAGTCGGTATAGCTTACTCTGGTACAGAGGCTTTACAACTGGTTGAAAGTTCCAATCCTGATCTGGTTTTAATGGATATCTCTCTCCCCGGAGAAATCGATGGTATTTCGGTGACAAACCAATTGATGAATGACTACGATCTTCCCGTAGTTTACATCACTGGATTATCAGATAAGGATACCATGAATCGTGCATTGAATACGCATCCTTACGGCTATATTTCAAAGCCTGTTAAAGAAGGGGTGCTACGGACCGTTATCGAACTTTCCATGCAACGATTCAATCTGGAGAAAGAGCTTCTAAGCAGTCAGGATCAACTTAAACAACTCAATTCTAATCTGGAGGAAAAAGTTAAAGAACGTACACAAGAATTAAACTCCAAAAATCAAGCACTGAACAAAGAGGTTGCAAAAAGAAAAAAATCAGAAGCGCAACTGAAAGTTTCTTTGGCCAGAGAAAGAGAATTAAATGAGTTAAAGTCGCGAATTGTAAATATCATTTCTCATGAAATCAAAACACCTTTAACCAGTGTAAAGAGTTCTGCAGAACTGATTGAAATGCATCTCGAAAACAATTCTCCTGCTGAAAAAGTAAGTAAACACATTAAGAATATTGATCGCTCGGTAAACTCACTAACCAATATTATCAATGAAACCTTATTAATCGGTAAAATTGAGTCCGGAAATCTCAAACCGGAAATTGAACCTACGCATCTTAGAGAACTGGTAGATGAAATTGTTCAAACCGTTGAGAATGGAGTGGGTAAAAATCATTCTATCTTACTTGAATTTGGACCTGAGGTCCCGGTTTTGTTTAAAACGGATAAACGTTTATTTACTCAAATTTTTACCAACCTCTTAAGTAATGCTGCTAAATATTCTCCTGATGCTGAAATTATTGAAGTGAAATTCAATATAGATGATGGCATGTTGCATTTCGCAGTTATTGACTATGGTTTAGGGATACCTGAAAAAGATCAGAAATTCTTGTTTGAGATGTTCCACAGGGCTTCAAACACCAATGATATTGAAGGTGTTGGTTTAGGACTGGCTATCGTAAAAAAATCTATTGAAGAATTAAACGGTCAGTTAGATTTTGTAAGTTCAGAAAATCAGGGAACCACTTTTATGGTTAGCCTACCGCAATCTGAAGGTTAA
- a CDS encoding pyridoxal-phosphate dependent enzyme: MIQAKDIIEAHERISPFIHQTPVLTSKSINQMAQASLFFKCENFQKAGAFKSRGATNAILKIPENQRQFGVVTHSSGNHAQALALAALRNDIKCYVVMPENAPQIKVDAVKSYGGLITFCPPTQADREKYTQEIISNTGATFIPPYDHKHIVTGQSTAAKEVYDELSELDFIITPVGGGGLLSGTILSTQYFSPNTQVIAAEPFGADDAYRSWKSGELVRQQQPNTIADGLLTTLGNLNWSIIQHGVHDIIRVDDDEIRHAMELIFQRMKIIIEPSSATVLAAVLKNQNYFKGKKIALILSGGNYAPSIP, encoded by the coding sequence ATGATTCAAGCTAAAGATATCATTGAAGCGCACGAAAGGATTAGTCCTTTTATTCATCAAACACCTGTTCTAACTTCAAAATCTATCAATCAGATGGCACAGGCTTCTTTATTCTTTAAATGTGAAAACTTCCAAAAAGCAGGTGCATTTAAATCCAGAGGGGCCACAAATGCGATTCTTAAAATTCCAGAAAATCAACGACAATTTGGAGTCGTAACACACTCTTCTGGAAATCATGCACAAGCGTTGGCTTTAGCAGCACTTCGTAACGATATCAAATGTTATGTAGTTATGCCTGAAAATGCACCTCAAATCAAAGTTGATGCAGTAAAAAGTTATGGTGGTTTAATCACCTTCTGTCCCCCTACGCAAGCAGATCGGGAAAAGTATACTCAGGAAATAATTTCAAATACTGGAGCTACATTTATCCCTCCATATGATCATAAACATATCGTTACAGGTCAATCTACTGCTGCCAAAGAAGTATATGATGAACTATCCGAATTAGACTTTATCATTACTCCGGTTGGAGGTGGTGGCCTGTTATCTGGTACTATTCTCTCTACCCAATACTTTTCACCTAATACCCAGGTCATTGCTGCGGAACCATTTGGCGCAGATGATGCTTATAGAAGCTGGAAATCCGGAGAACTGGTTCGCCAACAACAACCCAATACCATTGCAGATGGTCTGTTAACAACCCTGGGAAATCTAAACTGGTCTATTATTCAACATGGTGTGCATGACATTATTCGTGTGGATGATGATGAAATTCGCCACGCGATGGAATTGATTTTCCAAAGAATGAAGATTATCATAGAACCTTCATCTGCAACAGTTTTAGCAGCTGTTCTCAAAAATCAAAACTATTTCAAGGGTAAAAAAATTGCTTTGATTTTATCCGGTGGGAACTATGCGCCCTCTATCCCTTAA